A portion of the Glycine max cultivar Williams 82 chromosome 10, Glycine_max_v4.0, whole genome shotgun sequence genome contains these proteins:
- the LOC102660101 gene encoding phosphatidylinositol-3-phosphatase SAC1 isoform X2, translating into MASFSLHENAPPVILMIHAGAISHAHVGSASVLVGDIDDALDSEKRYLKRGVNDRGRVANDVETEQIVLDEESGSCKGKMSSVVQMRGSIPLFWSQEASRFSPKPDIILQRYDPTYQATKLHFEDLAKRYGNPIIVLNLIKTVEKRPREMMLRREFANDVGYLNQILPVENHLRFIHWDFHKFAKSKSANVLEVLGAVASEALDLTGFYYSGKPSIIKRANKSNQTSTGR; encoded by the exons ATGGCCTCTTTCTCACTCCACGAAAATGCACCTCCGGTGATATTGATGATACATGCAGGAGCCATCAGCCATGCTCATGTGGGATCTGCATCTGTGTTGGTTGGTGATATTGATGATGCATTGGACTCTGAAAAAAG GTACTTGAAAAGGGGTGTGAATGATCGGGGGAGGGTTGCTAATGATGTTGAGACAGAGCAGATTGTCCTTGATGAAGAATCAGGCTCTTGCAAGGGAAAGATGAGTTCAGTTGTGCAAATGCGTGGATCAATACCACTTTTCTGGTCACAAGAAGCATCCAGATTTAGCCCCAAGCCTGATATAATTT TGCAGAGGTATGATCCAACATACCAAGCAACAAAATTGCATTTTGAAGACCTAGCTAAGAGATATGGCAATCCAATTATTGTTCTGAATTTGATTAAG ACAGTTGAGAAGCGGCCTCGAGAAATGATGTTGAGGCGTGAATTTGCAAATGATGTTGGGTATCTGAACCAAATTCTACCAGTGGAGAACCATCTTAGATTTATTCACTGGGATTTTCACAAGTTTGCAAAGAG CAAGTCTGCCAATGTTTTGGAAGTTTTAGGAGCTGTAGCAAGTGAAGCGCTCGATTTAACTGGTTTTTACTACAGTGGTAAACCCAGCATCATTAAGAGAGCCAACAAGAGCAATCAAACAAGCACAGGGAG
- the LOC102664249 gene encoding uncharacterized protein isoform X1 encodes MCSIFVILVPALPLKPLKRDRTRSKRSLEIQQLRERKKEYDLKTAISLVKETAKTKFVETVAAHFRLNIDPKYNDQQLRATDICVIQICHHEQVRTTTGFEKYMYKKFLKQFLPVLVVQATTLELSILSIALRMEASVNMHTQEMILEGNFCLMERSLLTQWQIMWNSQIVTDSWIENAVNGLMGKQVSASSYTFVNHDSYYFFPIQCYYILCYEILGTICRTWF; translated from the exons ATGTGTAGTATATTTGTCATTTTGGTTCCGGCCTTGCCTCTTAAGCCTCTTAAGAGGGACAGG ACGAGATCTAAGAGGTCCTTGGAAATTCAACAATTGAGGGAGCGTAAGAAAGAGTATGACTTGAAGACAGCAATATCTTTGGTTAAAGAGACAGCTAAAACCAAGTTTGTAGAAACAGTAGCAGCCCATTTCCGCCTCAACATTGACCCTAAATATAATGATCAACAATTAAGAGCAACA GATATTTGTGTGATTCAAATTTGTCACCATGAGCAAGTCAGGACAACCACGGGATTTGAAAAA TACATGTACAAGAAATTTTTGA AACAGTTTCTACCGGTATTAGTGGTGCAAGCTACTACACTGGAACTTTCAATATTGTCAATCGCTCTCCGGATGGAAG CCAGTGTTAACATGCATACACAGGAAATGATCCTGGAAGGAAATTTTTGCTTGATGGAGAGGTCACTATTGACACAATGGCAGATAATGTGGAATTCACAG ATTGTGACGGATAGTTGGATAGAGAATGCTGTCAATGGGCTAATGGGCAAGCAGGTATCAGCTTCATCTTATACATTTGTTAACCAtgattcatattatttttttcccattcAATGTTATTATATTCTGTGTTATGAAATTTTGGGTACTATATGCAGAACATGGTTCTGA
- the LOC102664249 gene encoding uncharacterized protein isoform X3 gives MCSIFVILVPALPLKPLKRDRTRSKRSLEIQQLRERKKEYDLKTAISLVKETAKTKFVETVAAHFRLNIDPKYNDQQLRATDICVIQICHHEQVRTTTGFEKYMYKKFLKQFLPVLVVQATTLELSILSIALRMEASVNMHTQEMILEGNFCLMERSLLTQWQIMWNSQC, from the exons ATGTGTAGTATATTTGTCATTTTGGTTCCGGCCTTGCCTCTTAAGCCTCTTAAGAGGGACAGG ACGAGATCTAAGAGGTCCTTGGAAATTCAACAATTGAGGGAGCGTAAGAAAGAGTATGACTTGAAGACAGCAATATCTTTGGTTAAAGAGACAGCTAAAACCAAGTTTGTAGAAACAGTAGCAGCCCATTTCCGCCTCAACATTGACCCTAAATATAATGATCAACAATTAAGAGCAACA GATATTTGTGTGATTCAAATTTGTCACCATGAGCAAGTCAGGACAACCACGGGATTTGAAAAA TACATGTACAAGAAATTTTTGA AACAGTTTCTACCGGTATTAGTGGTGCAAGCTACTACACTGGAACTTTCAATATTGTCAATCGCTCTCCGGATGGAAG CCAGTGTTAACATGCATACACAGGAAATGATCCTGGAAGGAAATTTTTGCTTGATGGAGAGGTCACTATTGACACAATGGCAGATAATGTGGAATTCACAG tgctGA
- the LOC100790377 gene encoding thaumatin-like protein 1 → LYVVAEGAKVTFTNKYIYMLWPVTQTGDQKPQLSTTGFELSWLQEHQTLYVDLPSPWSSAFRARTECSNNNGRFNCATVDCTSNQVACNGAGSILPATKAEITVAENRGQDFYDMSNVDDFNIPMSLTAQGGSGDYKTLGCLRNINHVCPSQLQQPGPSGNVIACKSACVAFNADRYCYLGDYLGDRYCFGVLFMPAPFRLVFNIKPFKE, encoded by the coding sequence TTGTATGTAGTGGCTGAAGGAGCCAAGGTtactttcacaaacaaatacaTATACATGTTATGGCCAGTAACCCAAACCGGTGATCAAAAGCCGCAATTATCAACAACAGGTTTCGAGCTGAGTTGGCTCCAGGAGCATCAAACTCTGTACGTGGACCTTCCATCACCATGGTCGAGTGCGTTCCGTGCTCGAACTGAATGCTCCAACAACAACGGAAGGTTCAACTGCGCCACTGTCGACTGCACCTCCAATCAAGTCGCATGCAATGGTGCTGGTTCAATCCTGCCGGCAACCAAGGCAGAAATTACCGTTGCAGAAAACAGAGGACAAGATTTCTACGACATGAGCAACGTGGACGACTTCAACATACCCATGTCCTTAACCGCACAAGGTGGAAGTGGCGATTACAAAACCTTAGGTTGTCTTAGGAACATCAACCATGTGTGTCCTTCGCAGCTACAACAACCAGGGCCTAGTGGCAATGTCATCGCTTGCAAGAGTGCTTGTGTGGCTTTCAATGCAGATCGATATTGTTACTTAGGAGATTACTTAGGAGATCGATATTGTTTTGGGGTTTTGTTTATGCCAGCCCCTTTTCGGCTAGTCTTCAATATTAAACCTTTCAAAgagtaa
- the LOC102664249 gene encoding uncharacterized protein isoform X4 — protein sequence MCSIFVILVPALPLKPLKRDRTRSKRSLEIQQLRERKKEYDLKTAISLVKETAKTKFVETVAAHFRLNIDPKYNDQQLRATDICVIQICHHEQVRTTTGFEKYMYKKFLISTGISGASYYTGTFNIVNRSPDGSHSGCHVIEQLPEESRTCDGELMVPVLTCIHRK from the exons ATGTGTAGTATATTTGTCATTTTGGTTCCGGCCTTGCCTCTTAAGCCTCTTAAGAGGGACAGG ACGAGATCTAAGAGGTCCTTGGAAATTCAACAATTGAGGGAGCGTAAGAAAGAGTATGACTTGAAGACAGCAATATCTTTGGTTAAAGAGACAGCTAAAACCAAGTTTGTAGAAACAGTAGCAGCCCATTTCCGCCTCAACATTGACCCTAAATATAATGATCAACAATTAAGAGCAACA GATATTTGTGTGATTCAAATTTGTCACCATGAGCAAGTCAGGACAACCACGGGATTTGAAAAA TACATGTACAAGAAATTTTTGA TTTCTACCGGTATTAGTGGTGCAAGCTACTACACTGGAACTTTCAATATTGTCAATCGCTCTCCGGATGGAAG ccATTCTGGCTGCCACGTAATAGAGCAGTTGCCAGAAGAATCCAGAACATGCGATGGAGAGCTGATGGTG CCAGTGTTAACATGCATACACAGGAAATGA
- the LOC102664249 gene encoding uncharacterized protein isoform X2 produces MCSIFVILVPALPLKPLKRDRTRSKRSLEIQQLRERKKEYDLKTAISLVKETAKTKFVETVAAHFRLNIDPKYNDQQLRATDICVIQICHHEQVRTTTGFEKYMYKKFLKQFLPVLVVQATTLELSILSIALRMEASVNMHTQEMILEGNFCLMERSLLTQWQIMWNSQIVTDSWIENAVNGLMGKQNMVLTGLSS; encoded by the exons ATGTGTAGTATATTTGTCATTTTGGTTCCGGCCTTGCCTCTTAAGCCTCTTAAGAGGGACAGG ACGAGATCTAAGAGGTCCTTGGAAATTCAACAATTGAGGGAGCGTAAGAAAGAGTATGACTTGAAGACAGCAATATCTTTGGTTAAAGAGACAGCTAAAACCAAGTTTGTAGAAACAGTAGCAGCCCATTTCCGCCTCAACATTGACCCTAAATATAATGATCAACAATTAAGAGCAACA GATATTTGTGTGATTCAAATTTGTCACCATGAGCAAGTCAGGACAACCACGGGATTTGAAAAA TACATGTACAAGAAATTTTTGA AACAGTTTCTACCGGTATTAGTGGTGCAAGCTACTACACTGGAACTTTCAATATTGTCAATCGCTCTCCGGATGGAAG CCAGTGTTAACATGCATACACAGGAAATGATCCTGGAAGGAAATTTTTGCTTGATGGAGAGGTCACTATTGACACAATGGCAGATAATGTGGAATTCACAG ATTGTGACGGATAGTTGGATAGAGAATGCTGTCAATGGGCTAATGGGCAAGCAG AACATGGTTCTGACCGGACTGAGTTCTTGA
- the LOC102660101 gene encoding phosphatidylinositol-3-phosphatase SAC1 isoform X3 yields MASFSLHENAPPVILMIHAGAISHAHVGSASVLVGDIDDALDSEKRYLKRGVNDRGRVANDVETEQIVLDEESGSCKGKMSSVVQMRGSIPLFWSQEASRFSPKPDIILQRYDPTYQATKLHFEDLAKRYGNPIIVLNLIKTVEKRPREMMLRREFANDVGYLNQILPVENHLRFIHWDFHKFAKSLPMFWKF; encoded by the exons ATGGCCTCTTTCTCACTCCACGAAAATGCACCTCCGGTGATATTGATGATACATGCAGGAGCCATCAGCCATGCTCATGTGGGATCTGCATCTGTGTTGGTTGGTGATATTGATGATGCATTGGACTCTGAAAAAAG GTACTTGAAAAGGGGTGTGAATGATCGGGGGAGGGTTGCTAATGATGTTGAGACAGAGCAGATTGTCCTTGATGAAGAATCAGGCTCTTGCAAGGGAAAGATGAGTTCAGTTGTGCAAATGCGTGGATCAATACCACTTTTCTGGTCACAAGAAGCATCCAGATTTAGCCCCAAGCCTGATATAATTT TGCAGAGGTATGATCCAACATACCAAGCAACAAAATTGCATTTTGAAGACCTAGCTAAGAGATATGGCAATCCAATTATTGTTCTGAATTTGATTAAG ACAGTTGAGAAGCGGCCTCGAGAAATGATGTTGAGGCGTGAATTTGCAAATGATGTTGGGTATCTGAACCAAATTCTACCAGTGGAGAACCATCTTAGATTTATTCACTGGGATTTTCACAAGTTTGCAAAGAG TCTGCCAATGTTTTGGAAGTTTTAG